The Daucus carota subsp. sativus chromosome 9, DH1 v3.0, whole genome shotgun sequence genome window below encodes:
- the LOC108200385 gene encoding uncharacterized protein LOC108200385, with product MGDSKAKTSVESMREWVVEHKLRAVGSLWLAGIAGSIAYNWSQPGMKTSVKIIHARLHAQALTLAALAGAAVVEYYDHKTGAKAERYAKFLPPMDTYSSHKE from the exons ATGGGTGATTCCAAGGCCAAAACCTCTGTAGAATCCATGAGAGAGTGGGTCGTTGAGCACAAGCTTCGCGCTGTTg GGTCATTGTGGCTAGCTGGGATTGCTGGATCAATTGCTTACAATTGGTCTCAACCTGGTATGAAGACTAGTGTCAAGATCATCCATGCTAG GCTGCATGCGCAAGCTCTTACTCTAGCTGCACTAGCCGGAGCTGCTGTGGTTGAGTACTATGATCACAAAACAGGAGCAAAGGCAGAACGCTATGCAAAGTTCCTTCCTCCCATGGACACTTATTCATCTCACAAGGAATGA
- the LOC108200580 gene encoding high affinity nitrate transporter 2.5 isoform X2, with product MRSEKLTLIMVNLAGIMERADESLLPGVYKEVGQAFDIDPTSLGSLTLFRSMVQSACYPLAAYLALHYNRAHVIALGAFLWATATFLVGFSSSFLQVAISRGLNGIGLAIVIPAIQSLIADSTDDSNRGVAFGWLQFTGGLGSIIGGFVSVLIASTSFMGIPGWRIAFHLVGLISVVVGILVRLFAHDPRFSDGKPQIPHQPFWSQTKNMYAEAKTVINIPSFQIIVAQGISGSCAWSALSFAPMWLELIGFSHKTTALLWTTFAVGTSIGGLCGGKLGDTLAKYFPDSGRIILSQISAGSAIPLAAILLLAIPDNPSTALTHGLVFFIMGLIISWNVPATNKNCS from the exons ATGAGATCTGAGAAATTGACTCTGATAATGGTGAATCTGGCCGGAATAATGGAAAGGGCCGACGAGTCATTACTACCCGGAGTCTATAAAGAAGTTGGACAAGCCTTTGACATTGATCCAACTAGCTTGGGCTCACTCACtctcttcagatccatggtccagtctGCTTGCTACCCTTTGGCTGCTTACCTTGCCCTGCATTACAACCGCGCCCATGTCATTGCTCTTGGTGCTTTTCTGTGGGCCACTGCCACCTTCTTGGTTGGCTTCTCCTCATCTTTCTTACAG GTTGCGATTTCAAGAGGATTGAATGGAATAGGGCTTGCCATTGTGATACCAGCCATTCAGTCACTTATTGCTGATTCAACTGATGATAGCAATCGCGGTGTAGCATTCGGATGGCTTCAATTTACTGGAGGCCTTGGATCAATTATTGGGGGATTTGTTTCTGTACTGATCGCTTCAACGTCGTTTATGGGAATCCCTGGTTGGCGAATTGCATTCCATTTAGTCGGATTGATAAGTGTTGTAGTTGGTATTTTGGTCCGCCTTTTTGCTCATGATCCCCGTTTCTCTGATGGCAAGCCGCAAATTCCACACCAGCCATTTTGGTCCCAAACAAAGAACATGTATGCAGAAGCCAAGACGGTTATCAACATTCCATCTTTTCAGATTATTGTAGCACAGGGAATCTCGGGCTCGTGTGCCTGGTCAGCATTGTCATTTGCACCAATGTGGTTAGAACTGATTGGCTTTTCGCACAAAACAACAGCCCTCTTGTGGACTACCTTTGCTGTTGGTACTTCAATTGGTGGTCTTTGTGGAGGAAAATTAGGGGATACTCTTGCAAAATACTTTCCTGATTCCGGGAGGATAATACTTTCACAGATAAGCGCGGGATCGGCCATCCCTTTGGCAGCAATACTGTTGCTGGCAATTCCTGATAACCCTTCCACAGCTTTGACTCATGGTCTAGTCTTCTTCATAATGGGATTGATCATATCCTGGAACGTACCAGCTACAaacaa AAATTGTTCCTGA
- the LOC108200954 gene encoding protein PHOTOSYSTEM I ASSEMBLY 2, chloroplastic, with protein sequence MAAITSTLLHSIRCEADSSSSSTTNAAPKQKRLLSVTKPSWIVRTESNVWREKIKKPDPPCVVCRGSGRVDCTQCRGKGRTNEVQSQMLPKGQWPKWCRSCGGSGLGYCPRCVGTGEYRYIMGFHFMNRENSTAQNSENSQGRDTRRKVSFENFLHNDESES encoded by the exons ATGGCGGCGATAACATCTACTCTATTACACAGCATTAGATGCGAAGCCGACAGCTCCTCAAGCTCAACCACTAATGCTGCGCCCAAACAGAAGCGTCTTCTTTCTGTAACAAAGCCCTCTTGGATTGTTAGAACTGAG TCAAATGTTTGgagggaaaagataaagaagccAGACCCACCTTGTGTGGTCTGCAGAGGCTCCGGTAGAGTTGATTGTACCCAATGTCGTGGAAAAG GTAGGACTAATGAAGTTCAATCACAAATGCTACCTAAAGGGCAGTGGCCGAAATG GTGTAGGAGTTGTGGTGGAAGTGGTCTTGGCTACTGCCCTCGATGTGTTGGAACGGGAGAATACAGATATATAATGGGGTTTCATTTCATGAATAGGGAAAACAGTACAGCCCAGAATTCTGAGAACAGTCAAGGTCGAGACACCCGTAGAAAAGTTAGTTTTGAGAATTTCCTTCACAATGACGAATCAGAATCATGA
- the LOC108201925 gene encoding high affinity nitrate transporter 2.5 isoform X2 yields MRSEKLTLIMVNLAGIMERADESLLPGVYKEVGQAFDIDPTSLGSLTLFRSMVQSACYPLAAYLALHYNRAHVIALGAFLWATATFLVAFSSSFLQVAISRGLNGIGLAIVIPAIQSLIADSTDDSNRGVAFGWLQFTGGLGSIIGGFVSVLIASTSFMGIPGWRIAFHLVGLISVVVGILVRLFAHDPRFSDDKPRIPPQSFWSETKNMYAEAKTVINIPSFQIIVAQGISGSFPWSALSFAPMWLELIGFSHKTTALLWTTFAVATSIGGLCGGKLGDTLAKHFPDSGRIILSQISAGSAIPLAAILLLAIPDNPSTAFTHGLVFFIMGLIISWNGSATNKNCS; encoded by the exons ATGAGATCTGAGAAGTTGACTCTGATAATGGTGAATCTGGCCGGAATAATGGAAAGGGCCGACGAGTCTTTACTACCCGGAGTCTATAAAGAAGTTGGACAAGCCTTTGACATTGATCCAACTAGCTTAGGCTCACTCACtctcttcagatccatggtccagtctGCTTGCTACCCTTTGGCTGCTTACCTTGCCCTACATTACAACCGGGCCCACGTCATTGCTCTTGGTGCTTTTCTGTGGGCCACTGCCACCTTCTTAGTTGCCTTCTCCTCATCTTTCTTGCAG GTTGCGATTTCAAGAGGATTAAATGGAATAGGGCTTGCCATTGTGATACCAGCCATTCAATCACTTATTGCTGATTCAACTGATGATAGCAATCGCGGTGTAGCGTTCGGATGGCTTCAATTTACTGGAGGCCTTGGATCAattattggtggatttgttTCTGTACTGATCGCTTCAACGTCGTTTATGGGAATCCCTGGTTGGCGAATTGCATTCCATTTAGTCGGATTGATAAGTGTTGTAGTTGGTATTTTGGTCCGCCTTTTTGCTCATGATCCCCGGTTCTCTGATGACAAGCCGCGAATTCCACCCCAGTCATTTTGGTCTGAAACAAAGAACATGTATGCAGAAGCCAAGACGGTTATCAACATTCCATCTTTTCAGATTATTGTGGCACAGGGAATCTCAGGCTCGTTTCCCTGGTCAGCATTGTCATTTGCACCAATGTGGTTAGAACTGATTGGCTTTTCGCACAAAACAACAGCCCTCTTGTGGACTACCTTTGCTGTGGCTACTTCAATTGGTGGTCTTTGTGGAGGAAAATTAGGGGATACTCTGGCAAAACACTTTCCTGATTCCGGGAGGATAATACTTTCACAGATAAGCGCGGGATCGGCCATCCCTTTGGCAGCAATACTGTTGCTGGCAATTCCTGATAACCCTTCCACCGCTTTCACTCATGGTCTAGTCTTCTTCATAATGGGATTGATCATATCCTGGAACGGATCAGCTACAAACAA AAATTGTTCCTGA
- the LOC108200580 gene encoding high affinity nitrate transporter 2.5 isoform X1, protein MRSEKLTLIMVNLAGIMERADESLLPGVYKEVGQAFDIDPTSLGSLTLFRSMVQSACYPLAAYLALHYNRAHVIALGAFLWATATFLVGFSSSFLQVAISRGLNGIGLAIVIPAIQSLIADSTDDSNRGVAFGWLQFTGGLGSIIGGFVSVLIASTSFMGIPGWRIAFHLVGLISVVVGILVRLFAHDPRFSDGKPQIPHQPFWSQTKNMYAEAKTVINIPSFQIIVAQGISGSCAWSALSFAPMWLELIGFSHKTTALLWTTFAVGTSIGGLCGGKLGDTLAKYFPDSGRIILSQISAGSAIPLAAILLLAIPDNPSTALTHGLVFFIMGLIISWNVPATNNPIMAEIVPEKSRTSIYALDCSFESVLASFAPPTVGILAQYVFGYKPVPKGSTGSQETKADRENAAPLAKALYAAIFFPMVICVFIYSFLYCTYPRDRDQARMYALGALEIEYFESEIRNSGKEYLQLSVTRSDELHERDRDNQVEGSLDFDENDTKRLLSQ, encoded by the exons ATGAGATCTGAGAAATTGACTCTGATAATGGTGAATCTGGCCGGAATAATGGAAAGGGCCGACGAGTCATTACTACCCGGAGTCTATAAAGAAGTTGGACAAGCCTTTGACATTGATCCAACTAGCTTGGGCTCACTCACtctcttcagatccatggtccagtctGCTTGCTACCCTTTGGCTGCTTACCTTGCCCTGCATTACAACCGCGCCCATGTCATTGCTCTTGGTGCTTTTCTGTGGGCCACTGCCACCTTCTTGGTTGGCTTCTCCTCATCTTTCTTACAG GTTGCGATTTCAAGAGGATTGAATGGAATAGGGCTTGCCATTGTGATACCAGCCATTCAGTCACTTATTGCTGATTCAACTGATGATAGCAATCGCGGTGTAGCATTCGGATGGCTTCAATTTACTGGAGGCCTTGGATCAATTATTGGGGGATTTGTTTCTGTACTGATCGCTTCAACGTCGTTTATGGGAATCCCTGGTTGGCGAATTGCATTCCATTTAGTCGGATTGATAAGTGTTGTAGTTGGTATTTTGGTCCGCCTTTTTGCTCATGATCCCCGTTTCTCTGATGGCAAGCCGCAAATTCCACACCAGCCATTTTGGTCCCAAACAAAGAACATGTATGCAGAAGCCAAGACGGTTATCAACATTCCATCTTTTCAGATTATTGTAGCACAGGGAATCTCGGGCTCGTGTGCCTGGTCAGCATTGTCATTTGCACCAATGTGGTTAGAACTGATTGGCTTTTCGCACAAAACAACAGCCCTCTTGTGGACTACCTTTGCTGTTGGTACTTCAATTGGTGGTCTTTGTGGAGGAAAATTAGGGGATACTCTTGCAAAATACTTTCCTGATTCCGGGAGGATAATACTTTCACAGATAAGCGCGGGATCGGCCATCCCTTTGGCAGCAATACTGTTGCTGGCAATTCCTGATAACCCTTCCACAGCTTTGACTCATGGTCTAGTCTTCTTCATAATGGGATTGATCATATCCTGGAACGTACCAGCTACAaacaa TCCAATAATGGCAGAAATTGTTCCTGAAAAATCTCGGACAAGCATTTATGCACTGGACTGTTCATTTGAGTCCGTGTTAGCATCATTTGCGCCACCCACAGTTGGAATACTAGCTCAATATGTGTTCGGTTATAAGCCAGTCCCAAAGGGCTCGACAGGATCACAAGAAACTAAGGCTGACAGAGAGAATGCTGCACCTCTAGCCAAGGCTCTTTATGCAGCTATTTTCTTTCCAATGGTAATATGTGTATTCATCTACTCATTCTTATACTGTACATACCCCAGAGACAGAGACCAGGCAAGAATGTATGCCTTGGGAGCATTAGAAATCGAATATTTTGAGAGTGAAATTCGAAATTCAGGAAAAGAATACTTGCAGCTTTCTGTAACAAGATCGGATGAGTTACATGAAAGGGACAGGGACAATCAAGTAGAAGGAAgtcttgattttgatgagaaCGATACCAAGAGATTACTTTCCCAATAA
- the LOC108201925 gene encoding uncharacterized protein LOC108201925 isoform X1, giving the protein MRSEKLTLIMVNLAGIMERADESLLPGVYKEVGQAFDIDPTSLGSLTLFRSMVQSACYPLAAYLALHYNRAHVIALGAFLWATATFLVAFSSSFLQVAISRGLNGIGLAIVIPAIQSLIADSTDDSNRGVAFGWLQFTGGLGSIIGGFVSVLIASTSFMGIPGWRIAFHLVGLISVVVGILVRLFAHDPRFSDDKPRIPPQSFWSETKNMYAEAKTVINIPSFQIIVAQGISGSFPWSALSFAPMWLELIGFSHKTTALLWTTFAVATSIGGLCGGKLGDTLAKHFPDSGRIILSQISAGSAIPLAAILLLAIPDNPSTAFTHGLVFFIMGLIISWNGSATNNPIMAEIVPEKSRTSIYALDRSFESVLASFAPPTVGILAQYVFGYKPIPKGSTGSQETKADRENAAPLAKALYAAIFFPMVICVFIYSFLYCTYPRDRDQARMDAMGALEIDNLECEIRDSGKEYLQLSVTRSDELHEKDRDNQVEGSIDYDENDTKTLLPQ; this is encoded by the exons ATGAGATCTGAGAAGTTGACTCTGATAATGGTGAATCTGGCCGGAATAATGGAAAGGGCCGACGAGTCTTTACTACCCGGAGTCTATAAAGAAGTTGGACAAGCCTTTGACATTGATCCAACTAGCTTAGGCTCACTCACtctcttcagatccatggtccagtctGCTTGCTACCCTTTGGCTGCTTACCTTGCCCTACATTACAACCGGGCCCACGTCATTGCTCTTGGTGCTTTTCTGTGGGCCACTGCCACCTTCTTAGTTGCCTTCTCCTCATCTTTCTTGCAG GTTGCGATTTCAAGAGGATTAAATGGAATAGGGCTTGCCATTGTGATACCAGCCATTCAATCACTTATTGCTGATTCAACTGATGATAGCAATCGCGGTGTAGCGTTCGGATGGCTTCAATTTACTGGAGGCCTTGGATCAattattggtggatttgttTCTGTACTGATCGCTTCAACGTCGTTTATGGGAATCCCTGGTTGGCGAATTGCATTCCATTTAGTCGGATTGATAAGTGTTGTAGTTGGTATTTTGGTCCGCCTTTTTGCTCATGATCCCCGGTTCTCTGATGACAAGCCGCGAATTCCACCCCAGTCATTTTGGTCTGAAACAAAGAACATGTATGCAGAAGCCAAGACGGTTATCAACATTCCATCTTTTCAGATTATTGTGGCACAGGGAATCTCAGGCTCGTTTCCCTGGTCAGCATTGTCATTTGCACCAATGTGGTTAGAACTGATTGGCTTTTCGCACAAAACAACAGCCCTCTTGTGGACTACCTTTGCTGTGGCTACTTCAATTGGTGGTCTTTGTGGAGGAAAATTAGGGGATACTCTGGCAAAACACTTTCCTGATTCCGGGAGGATAATACTTTCACAGATAAGCGCGGGATCGGCCATCCCTTTGGCAGCAATACTGTTGCTGGCAATTCCTGATAACCCTTCCACCGCTTTCACTCATGGTCTAGTCTTCTTCATAATGGGATTGATCATATCCTGGAACGGATCAGCTACAAACAA TCCAATAATGGCAGAAATTGTTCCTGAAAAATCCCGGACAAGCATTTATGCACTGGACCGTTCATTTGAGTCCGTGTTAGCATCATTTGCGCCCCCTACAGTTGGAATACTAGCTCAATATGTTTTCGGTTATAAGCCAATCCCAAAGGGCTCGACAGGGTCACAAGAAACTAAGGCTGACAGAGAGAATGCTGCGCCTCTAGCCAAGGCTCTTTATGCAGCTATTTTCTTTCCAATGGTAATATGTGTATTCATCTACTCATTCTTATACTGTACATACCCCAGAGACAGAGACCAGGCAAGAATGGATGCCATGGGAGCATTAGAAATCGATAATTTGGAGTGTGAAATTCGAGATTCAGGAAAAGAATACTTGCAGCTTTCTGTAACAAGATCGGATGAGTTGCATGAAAAAGACAGGGACAATCAAGTAGAAGGaagtattgattatgatgagaatGATACCAAGACATTACTTCCCCAATAA